GTGACGCATGATGGTGCGCAGGTCGTTGAAATCGATGTTTACCAGGGATGGCAGGGTCACCGCCTCCACCAGTCCCTTGATCATCTCCGAGATGAGCTGATCCATTACCCCGAAGCCCTGCTCTATGGGCAGGTGGTTGACCATATCCATCAGCCGATTGTTGTCCAGGAGGAGCATCATGTCGGAGTTGTCATTCAGCCTCCCGATGCCCCAGCGCGCCGCCTCCATGCGCCGGCCGCGCTCGAACTGGAAGGGCGTTGTCGCCATGGAGACCACCAGGGAGCCGTGCTTACGCGCCTCCCGGGCCACCACCGGGGCCACCCCCGTCCCCGTGCCGCCACCAAGACCGGCAGTGATGAAGGTCAGGTCCGCGTCTTGGAGGATCTTGTTCAGAGCGTCCAACGCGTTCTCCATGCACCCCTCGCCCACCTCCGGGATCCCCCCTGCCCCCAGGCCACGCGTCACCTGGCTCCCTATGAGCAGTCTTTGGTCGGCGTTGATGGTCCGGAGGTGGCTCTTGTCGGTATTGATCGCAACCGTCTTGACGCCTTGAATGCCAATGCTGGTAAGGCGGTGGACGCTGTTACATCCTCCTCCACCGCACCCTATAACCAGTATCTTGAGCTCCGCAGCGCTCTGCTGCAGGTCCTCCAAGGACCCGAGGTTGATCACAGCCTCAACACCTCCGCTTTGTCCAACATGTGGATCAATGCGGCTAGTGCATCTCCTCCATGACCCGGAGCCTCTTCCTCGTGTACTCCCTAACAGCGTTCCTTATGGCATCGTCGATCGAAACGGAGTCGCCGTCTTTGACCAGACATTCGAGCTCTACCACGTTGCCCTTGGGCAGCTCTACTGTCACTCTCTCGATGTGATCGGGAGTGAAGTTGCTGTCCACGAAGCTGTCGATGGCCGCTCGAATGGCATCAGAGATCGTGGGGTACTTACCCTCTTTCACCAGCATCTCCAAGGCCTCGACCTTATCGCTCGGTATCCTTATGGTGATCCGTTCAGTCTCGCTCATACATCTCTCCCGATCAGGTTGTCCGACATTATTGGTATTATTGTCGGACAAACGTCATTATGTATAAGGAAGTATATAAGACTATACGAACTTAAACAAGAGGCCAAAAACAACGCACCATGTGAACGAGCGACCCCATAGGATCGGTTCATTCTGGATGGCGAAGTAACTAAAAAGGCAAGCAAAACAATTGGTGGAGGGGAGAATGGTGCCAGTATATGTCATTGTACGTGTCGATATAACAGATAGGCAACAGTACCAGAAGTATCTCGCCGTGGCACCATCAATTGTACAGAAGTACGGAGGCCGGGTCATCGCAAGATCTGAGACCGCTGTGACCCTGGAGGGTCCGGAAGAGAAAAGAAAGATCGTTCTTATCGAGTTCTCGTCCATCGAGAGGGTAAGGGGGTTCTATGATTCCCCTGAGTATAGGCATGCCCGTGGACTTCGGGCAGAGTCAGCGTCCGGCGAGATGATCGTCGTTGATGGGCTAATACCTGGTTAGCGGCCAACGAAGTTCCGATGAACATGCCGTCTGCCTAACCAATAGAAAAGTCGACTCACAGGCGTTGTGATGGTGGAGCTGAAAGCCCCTGCCTTCTCATCAGTGAACTATGATAACTATCGATAGTGATCGCAGGCACCTTCCCCCCCCCCCCAAGCAGCTAGTATCCTCCACCCGCCCACTTTTTAATTGTTCACCGCACCGCGTTCACATCTTCAATTCTGGCTTGGCAATAGGCTTGATGAAGGATAAAAATATGTTCTAATAAATAATGTCAGACATATTGAAAGACGACGAGCAGGTTTAGATAAAATCTACGGTTTTGCTTGGAAATCATTGTGTTTGTTCGTAATTCTGTTTTCCTAACATACTGGCCCATACATGTTCCGACCTGGCTAAAGGGCCGGATGGCTGAATCATCACGAAGTTAATTCAATAATTAACGGATTTTTTTCAAACCTTTGGGCCAATTCTGAGGCTGGCGCAGATCAGGTCGTCATTACGCTCAACGCTGGGGCTCTAACGGAGGA
Above is a window of Methanomassiliicoccus sp. DNA encoding:
- the ftsZ gene encoding cell division protein FtsZ; the protein is MINLGSLEDLQQSAAELKILVIGCGGGGCNSVHRLTSIGIQGVKTVAINTDKSHLRTINADQRLLIGSQVTRGLGAGGIPEVGEGCMENALDALNKILQDADLTFITAGLGGGTGTGVAPVVAREARKHGSLVVSMATTPFQFERGRRMEAARWGIGRLNDNSDMMLLLDNNRLMDMVNHLPIEQGFGVMDQLISEMIKGLVEAVTLPSLVNIDFNDLRTIMRHKGVSTILYGESTDPDGAVREALGNPLLEIDYEGATGALIHVTGGEKLSVRKVTKVLEGMSEQLDPEAQVIFGARVDPSYKDLIRVMAVITGIQGVGEKKGRRSHEREELANTIEELVDGRPRRRSPR
- a CDS encoding ribbon-helix-helix protein, CopG family, translated to MSETERITIRIPSDKVEALEMLVKEGKYPTISDAIRAAIDSFVDSNFTPDHIERVTVELPKGNVVELECLVKDGDSVSIDDAIRNAVREYTRKRLRVMEEMH
- a CDS encoding DUF1330 domain-containing protein produces the protein MPVYVIVRVDITDRQQYQKYLAVAPSIVQKYGGRVIARSETAVTLEGPEEKRKIVLIEFSSIERVRGFYDSPEYRHARGLRAESASGEMIVVDGLIPG